The following proteins are co-located in the Methanobacterium sp. Maddingley MBC34 genome:
- a CDS encoding glutamate synthase family protein (PFAM: 4Fe-4S binding domain; Conserved region in glutamate synthase), with protein sequence MPFKIERNQELCKRNFDRPGCCWYLCDNRDENLCQNCYSCYNNCPHDVYEIVNDEPFPLHHENCVGCRICEEMCPNQAIEVNAVPEDRRNVWSLNDLVEINRKSTEGSYKVRGCGATRVIPTFDDLVIVPAQVSRPPIDKYREPCNTRVVLGSRYAENPLVIDTPIMIAAMSFGALSKEAKIALAMGATLAGTATNTGEGGMLPEERKYAKKLIAQYASGRFGVSADYLNNSDAVEIKIGQGAKSGMGGHLLGEKVTAEVSKIRMIPEGTDALSPARHMDIVGPEDLSMKISQLREITNWQVPIMVKFTSGRVSDDVKIAAKAGADAIVVDGMQGGTGAGPDVVTEHSGVPTIAGIVEADEALKHINLREEVSLIAAGGIRNGADVAKAIALGADACYIATSALVSIGCRVCQMCYAGTCRKGIATQNPQLRRRLDYIEGGKRVARYIEAMTEEAVMLTQQAGNTDLLKLEKDDLRALTVESSAMTGVKMAGLESPIRS encoded by the coding sequence ATGCCTTTTAAGATTGAAAGAAATCAGGAACTTTGCAAGAGAAATTTCGATCGCCCTGGTTGCTGCTGGTATTTATGTGACAACCGGGATGAAAACCTGTGCCAAAACTGTTACTCATGCTATAACAACTGCCCCCATGATGTTTACGAAATAGTGAACGACGAACCATTCCCTTTACACCATGAAAACTGTGTGGGCTGCCGTATATGTGAAGAGATGTGTCCAAATCAGGCCATTGAGGTAAATGCAGTTCCGGAAGACCGGAGAAATGTGTGGAGTTTAAACGACCTGGTGGAGATAAACCGAAAATCAACTGAAGGATCCTACAAAGTCAGGGGATGCGGTGCAACCAGGGTGATACCCACCTTCGACGATCTGGTTATAGTACCGGCTCAGGTTTCCCGGCCCCCAATTGACAAGTACCGGGAGCCCTGCAATACCAGAGTAGTTCTGGGAAGCCGTTACGCTGAAAACCCACTGGTTATAGATACACCCATTATGATCGCTGCCATGAGTTTCGGAGCCCTTTCCAAGGAGGCTAAGATTGCCCTGGCTATGGGTGCTACCCTTGCTGGCACTGCTACCAACACTGGTGAAGGAGGAATGCTCCCTGAAGAACGTAAATACGCCAAAAAACTCATTGCTCAGTATGCTTCTGGTCGTTTCGGTGTCAGTGCCGATTACCTGAATAACTCCGATGCAGTGGAGATCAAAATAGGCCAGGGAGCCAAGTCTGGTATGGGAGGACACCTTTTAGGAGAGAAGGTTACCGCTGAGGTCTCCAAGATCAGGATGATACCTGAAGGTACCGATGCCCTCAGCCCTGCCAGGCACATGGACATTGTGGGGCCTGAAGATCTGAGCATGAAGATCAGCCAGCTCAGGGAAATCACCAACTGGCAAGTGCCCATAATGGTGAAATTCACCAGTGGAAGGGTCAGTGATGATGTGAAAATAGCTGCCAAGGCTGGAGCAGATGCCATTGTGGTGGATGGTATGCAGGGAGGAACTGGTGCCGGACCAGATGTGGTCACTGAACACAGTGGAGTGCCCACCATTGCAGGCATAGTGGAAGCTGATGAAGCCCTTAAGCACATCAACCTTAGGGAAGAAGTAAGCCTGATTGCTGCAGGAGGCATAAGGAACGGCGCCGATGTTGCCAAAGCCATAGCACTTGGAGCAGATGCATGTTACATTGCCACTAGTGCCCTGGTAAGCATTGGCTGCAGAGTCTGTCAGATGTGTTACGCTGGAACCTGCCGTAAAGGAATCGCCACCCAAAATCCCCAGCTACGCCGTAGACTTGACTACATAGAAGGTGGTAAAAGAGTGGCCCGTTACATTGAAGCCATGACTGAAGAAGCAGTGATGCTCACCCAGCAGGCAGGTAACACCGATTTACTTAAACTGGAGAAGGATGATCTGCGGGCCCTAACCGTAGAATCATCTGCCATGACTGGAGTGAAAATGGCTGGTTTGGAATCCCCCATAAGGAGCTAA
- a CDS encoding glutamate synthase family protein (PFAM: GXGXG motif): MQEFKINAQQKTSRELNRAIKKAAPENDRIIIENPNAMHYIAAGLTESVELVIDGSAGYFVGTMIHGARVHINGNAGWFPADNMTEGEVIIDGSAGDGVGQGIYGGTVVVRKSVGSRTGEIMKNGTIIVGGNSGFMSGLFMMGGRIIILGDISEDAGESIIRGTIYVGGDIKSLGKNAKIEELEEEEKGELRELLEGYDFHLEEEKYQNFRKIVPRSARPFYGQESEEGK; this comes from the coding sequence AAAACATCCAGGGAACTTAATCGAGCCATTAAAAAGGCAGCCCCTGAAAATGACCGCATCATAATTGAAAACCCCAATGCCATGCATTACATAGCAGCAGGATTAACAGAATCCGTTGAATTAGTGATTGATGGCTCAGCAGGTTATTTCGTTGGTACCATGATCCACGGTGCCCGGGTGCACATCAATGGAAATGCAGGCTGGTTCCCAGCAGATAACATGACTGAAGGAGAGGTTATCATCGATGGTTCAGCTGGAGACGGTGTGGGCCAGGGAATATACGGGGGCACAGTTGTAGTACGCAAAAGTGTAGGCTCCCGTACTGGGGAAATCATGAAAAATGGAACCATCATCGTGGGTGGTAACTCCGGATTCATGAGCGGACTATTCATGATGGGTGGCCGTATTATCATCCTGGGGGACATCTCCGAAGATGCAGGTGAATCCATTATCAGAGGAACCATCTACGTAGGTGGTGACATTAAGAGTCTGGGTAAAAACGCCAAGATAGAAGAACTGGAAGAAGAAGAAAAAGGAGAATTAAGGGAACTCCTGGAAGGATACGATTTCCACTTGGAAGAAGAAAAATACCAGAACTTCCGTAAAATAGTGCCACGCAGTGCTCGGCCATTTTATGGTCAGGAATCAGAGGAGGGAAAATAA
- a CDS encoding coenzyme F420-reducing hydrogenase, beta subunit (PFAM: Coenzyme F420 hydrogenase/dehydrogenase, beta subunit N-term; 4Fe-4S binding domain; Coenzyme F420 hydrogenase/dehydrogenase, beta subunit C terminus): MTNNNQKSVTLVGTPCHIIAAEKMEHYPEILGDSPVDFKLGLFCMENFSHTYLKEFLKQNDIEMDDIDQFRVEKGHLWTYLKNGDVFKVPLSQAKICMRKNCQVCMDYTSELADLSVGSVGSDPGWSTIIIRTEKGLKALSKAENEGYIETKPITQQGLKLLENLANKKKTENRNEIKKRESVARPVLYRRYINDEEFIEEVSSCQFKDLKSDVVDVGSCVLCGACYYVCPENIISIEDRKPQLKGTCPEGCNLCYVACPRTYLSQEVLSRDLDQKALGDYLKIVSARAEGVDGQDGGVATSILNCILDENITDEVIVVDKMDDNPWKPQAILTSQTEEVTKAAGTKYSAAPVFKVLKSNDRVNSKKEVS, translated from the coding sequence ATGACCAATAACAACCAGAAAAGTGTTACCCTCGTGGGAACTCCCTGCCATATCATTGCCGCCGAAAAAATGGAACACTACCCTGAAATCCTGGGAGATTCTCCAGTTGATTTCAAGTTAGGACTCTTCTGCATGGAAAACTTCTCCCATACATACTTAAAAGAGTTCCTGAAGCAGAATGACATTGAAATGGATGATATTGATCAGTTCCGAGTGGAGAAAGGACACCTCTGGACTTACCTCAAAAATGGTGATGTATTTAAAGTTCCCCTATCCCAGGCCAAAATCTGCATGAGGAAAAACTGCCAGGTATGCATGGATTACACCTCAGAACTGGCGGATCTGTCAGTAGGATCCGTGGGCTCAGACCCTGGATGGTCCACCATCATCATCCGAACAGAAAAAGGACTTAAAGCTTTAAGTAAAGCTGAAAATGAAGGTTACATTGAAACCAAACCCATCACACAACAAGGTCTCAAATTACTGGAGAATTTAGCTAATAAAAAGAAAACAGAAAACAGGAATGAAATAAAAAAGCGTGAATCTGTTGCCAGACCTGTACTCTACCGCAGATATATCAACGATGAAGAATTCATTGAAGAAGTCTCATCCTGCCAGTTTAAGGACTTAAAGTCAGATGTGGTTGATGTGGGTAGCTGTGTGCTTTGCGGAGCCTGTTATTACGTGTGTCCGGAGAACATAATATCCATAGAAGACCGTAAACCCCAGTTGAAGGGAACCTGCCCAGAAGGATGTAATTTGTGTTACGTGGCCTGCCCCCGCACATATCTATCCCAGGAAGTTTTAAGCAGGGATCTTGACCAAAAAGCACTTGGAGACTATTTGAAGATAGTCTCTGCCCGTGCAGAGGGTGTGGATGGTCAAGACGGAGGAGTGGCTACCTCAATTTTAAATTGCATTCTAGATGAAAATATAACCGATGAAGTAATTGTTGTGGATAAAATGGATGATAATCCCTGGAAACCACAGGCCATCCTGACTTCCCAGACTGAAGAGGTTACAAAAGCTGCTGGCACCAAATACTCTGCTGCACCAGTTTTCAAAGTACTCAAAAGTAATGATAGAGTGAATTCCAAAAAGGAGGTGTCCTAG